One Ictalurus furcatus strain D&B chromosome 7, Billie_1.0, whole genome shotgun sequence genomic window, TAAAAATACCATTGAGAAAATTTTGTGAAAACCAGTCGTTTTAtataattgtattaattaaagaatataaacataaaaaaagcaaGCCAACACAAATCCATATattaagacaaacaaaaattaatcatttcataatgacaaaagaaatgtgGCGGTATAAATGTTGGACTGGCCGGTCTGTCTGCACATAGCCATAAACAAATCCCTCAGCTGAATTCAGatttaactaaataaatatttatttagttgtaTACCAGCTtcattgttaaaaataaaaattccactCACAGCATATTTGGGGAAAACTCCACTATATTTTACTCagtatagtgtgtgaatgtcttaATCCCATTACAACCAAACTGAAAAGGTTATATATGTAACTCCTTATGTTTGCTCTATTTCTGCAAATTGTTTTAAATGCCAGTCAAAATGTAGGTAGTTATTTTCATTCTAATAATTTATCagaatttattcattctttttcagtaTTTGCTTTATCAGCATTATTAATCCGTAATAACTCTGGTAAAAGGTTTTAGTGGCCTTTTTCACAAAAGGTATATAGTCTATCAGCAAATATTATTTCTTCTGATGCATAGGTGCCAACTTACAAAAGTCAGTAGAGGGTGCTCAAAACAGACAACAAAACTGTTATAAACGATATTGCTAGATACGGAACATATGCAAAAATCACCCATTTAACCAAAAATCAGCTGTCTGATTTTTGCACTAAAAAAAGTCCCCTTCTGACCACAAAACATATGTATACttgcacaaaaataaatacagaaaatcatTCTGGTGTGATATGCTTGGAATTAAGGCATCTGAGAGGTGAATCACTGTCGCTGATTCTGATGATCACAAACACAGAGTTTTCTCTTCTCACTCAGGGTTGTCTACATGTGACAAAacagatgtttaaaaacaaaacattgttttaaaaggTCACTTTGTCTCTTGCTGCTAGCTTAAGAGTCtgcatactaaatagtatgtcaAAAATATACCGTTACCAGAACAGTTATCTGATCCATAAAGGGTGGACTATTTTAGCATACTATTTTGTATGCTAGTATGTGATTTGGGATGCAGCCATATACAATGACAAACTAGTCCCTTTGAATAGACAGTATGGATGACACTATAGTGTGCAATATTGCAGGTATTGTACTTCCACAAGCATCGTCCTAACCATAGCATGACGTTTAGACCACATGTATAAATTGGCCTAAatatggaatttattttaatttaaaatatagtAGCTCGGGCTCCAGAATCCACGGCACTCCTAACAATGTTCAATAGGAAACTTTTAGACATCAAGGTCATCATCGGGGTCTTCTTCATCAATGTCATCATTGGCATCAGGTTCATACATAATGCGTCCAGAACCCCGGCCTGGCCTCAGGAGAGCGGACTTTCTGTTTAAGCAGCAACAAAGATATCATGTTAACAAATTACACATCATACACATAGATTAcctgaattatttttaacaatacTGAATAATACTCAATTTATACAAACTAAAAAGGGGTAATATAAAAACATGGGTAAATTTGATGTCTGCATCAGTATTCGTTTTTACGCATTTCCTCTTAACACTTGAGATACTTAGTAAGCCCAAATAAGAAATGTCAGAATAGCAAGATAGTTTGAACCTCTATTATTAATCCATCTTACTTTTCTTCACTGAAGACAAACGGTAGAGCGACTTTTTCCCTTGCCTCTCTTTCAACCTCAGACAAATGAAGATTAAAAGTCAGATTTGATGTTGGATCCACCTGAAGGAGAAAGGAGAACGAGGACACACACTGCAAAACATGTTCATATCCATGACTGGGTggacatacactatatggccaaaagtatgtggacacctgaccatcacatccatgtgtgtgttccccaaactgctgccacaaagttggtAGCTGACAATTGTACAGAGAACTTTATATCCTGTAGTATTAAGATTtacttcactggaaccaaggggcccaaacctgttccagcattatGATGCCCTTGTACACAAAGTGGGGTATGGACATGGTATGCCAAggctggtgtggaagaactcaagaattctgcacagagccctgacctcaaccccactgattACTTTTGTGATGAACTGGAATGACGACTGcgcaccaggcctcctcatcaaacatcagtacctgacccactaatgctcttggggctgaatggacaaatctccacagccaagctccaaaatctagtggaaagccttcccagaagagtggaggttattataacagcaaaggggaacaaattctgaaattgtcaacaagcacatatgggtgtgatggtcaggagtCCTCAAACTTCTAGCCATATAGCGTACATACAAAAAAGTTATGCTTTAGAAACAAACACTGATGAATTCACCTCAGACTTAGTGTGCAAGTCTGTTTGAACATTTCCAGATTGGTTGGGTTTAGTCTCTATTGATAGTGTCAAGTCCTCTGTTAAACTGAAAAACTCCtcctagaaaagaaaaaagtattttacaaaaaaaaaaaccacaacaacaacaaaaaaaaaacaagaactgtGTTATCAGcttttaaatacaaaacatcatctatgaaaaaaaacacctaTAAGGATTTAACTTTACATTAAAATCAGTTTGTAAGAAAAGCTAATTACCTTCTGCATAACCTTTCCAGATTTTTTACGTTGTGATGTCTTGGCCATAGCATAGCGTGCATTGTTCATAGGTGTAACAGAAATTACAGTGCTTGCTACGTGGCTTACAGTTCCCACAATGCCTTGCTGATGAAGATCCGTGTGTAGGAGACCAAAAATCATCCTTACAGAGCCTCCTGCTTGTCAAAGGGAATAATATGCGTGTCAGCTGACCAAGCCGACAGTTTATTCGACATACAGTAAGGGGTTTTCCAAACAGGGTcaaattcaataaataattcaaataagcTTACATGAAAATAGTATTATTTTTCCAACACCTGATCCTGAACTTCCCCTAAACTGCACATTATCCATCTCTGGTCTGCATCTATTCTGAAGACAGAACATCACTAACTACATTCACCATGCATCCACAAGACTTTAATAATTTATccagttatttttatttcaaatacatgTTGCATTGCACATGAACTAATCACTGCACACAAGAGTTTTTaatgtgattgttgtggccaaaaatgctcgattttgctgcagcgtttttcaaaattagatttttttttgtgcttttttacgGAAAACtccttgaattggtgaaattgcagttgcaggaaattgttttgcatggtcttttgcagtgatgtttgttggcaaatgagaccttttctagctgtactcatgtacgatgcacatgaatcgaaaAGGCTTTGATTGTATgagtgttgtgatgatgtcacatgatgcatcttggcccaaatgtgCAGAAAATCTACAGTCATTTTGAATAGAACATTGcgagctcctccaaatattgctgagtgtgcttgattttgcattcaatTCTGCGAACGTAAAACCACAGAGGGACTGACTAACGCAAAGCAGTTAAAGAAAAGGGCCTGGGATTAAAGTGCTTGTAAACTGCTGAGATGACAAACCTTTCCTGAGCTTCTGAAGTTCTTGACAAACGGTAACAGTGTCATGATGTCTTACAACCCAAGACAAAGAGTCAATGACAAGTACAGAAGCGTTGGCGTGATGCGTCTCCTGGAGTAGCAGTGTGATTTCTGTTGCGCTGAAATGCTTCACTGTGAACAAGGACTGCTTGGTCCAGCCCAGAGGGTCGGTGTATGCACTGTGAAAGTGAAACCTATCAACAGAAAAAGTGAACGGCTCAACAGCAATTTTGTCTTATAACTGCTCACTGTTTGGTGTTGACAAAATACTGTATGCTACATACAAAAACAACTTTCATATTATCTGCAAGCATAATGTAAATTTTTAGATCATAGATAATAGACTCACAAATGCAAGTAATTGCTGTCCAGTCCGGCACACAACTCATGCTCGGGAACTTCAAATCCCAACACATGGACAGCTTCCCCCCTTAAAATGAAAAGGAACAAAACAGAGTTAAACCCAAATTATACTTAAACAGattgaatatgtaataattttgtGTTGAGTACAGAAATAACTAGGCACAAGTACTATAAAGCAAACATAAATAGTAATAAccactttaaaacaaacaaaaggcacaATCAACTATAACTGATCGTGATGGGATTAGATGGTAGACTCGAATCTATCAATAGCTGTACAATAAAACTATTAGGGGTTAGCAAATCATTACATCATAAAGTGTCATCAACAGCATAAGAAAGAATAATGTGCACActactgcaaacacacaaaaaaacactaaacaattTGATATTTgcccttttgtgtaatttgtccTTTGATTGGACAACATGTGCTTAGTATATCTACTTTATATCtatttcactcacacacaaaaacatacacacacacacacaatctcgctctctctctctctaataactatttattattgggccggctgtggttcaggtggtagagcgggttgtccacttaTCATAGgcttggaggttcgattcccggcccacatgactccacataccgaagtgtccttgtgcaagacactgaaccccaagttgctcccgatggcaagtcagcaccttgcatggcagctctgctaccattggtgtgtgagtgtgtgtgtgaatgggtgaatgagacacagtgtaaaggttAAGAAAGCGCTATAagcgcagaccatttaccatttattatgATTCATTCAAAGAAATGTAATCTTTGAGTATGATTTAGAACGGGTAGAATTCTAGAGCTAAcgaatataaatatgtatataaaataacaaatgacaATTATCCCTTaattttatcctttcagtcatATTTGCGCTGCAAACAGCAATGATcgctttaacttgtcaatgctggcaagtgacaattaaacaattttaaCGCACTCCATgtcatgcattaaaatcgtgtaaagCACACACAGATGTGTATTATACCTTACTTAGTTTTCTGTCCAATGGTATTTATGGGGGGAAATGTATACTCAAGTAAATAATCTACCTCGTTCGCATTCGTTACACCtctgactgtatttcacatGTGCCTTCTGAATCCCTGATGATGACATGTTATGGATGCAACATAGGCTGAGAAGTATCAGACTAAATGGAGAGCGCATTTAAGGGGGGAGTTTCACTCTGGGCAATAACATGATACAAAGGTCACTGATAGGCTGCCTGCATCTACAGTCTGGGATAGAAAGAAATCAGGCACAGCTTCATttcttcacaccattctgtgtaatttTTCTTATGAAAAAAACTGTTCTGCTCTTGCACTTGGTTCCACAAACATCCAATGACATCTGGAGTGGATGCAAAAAAGGAAGGCTGATCTTcatggttttttatttattattttcaaaagACAGGGGGAGGTGGAATTAACCCTGCTAGTACATTTATCCCAGCCACCTATAGCGGGGTTAGGAACCTATGGCTCTTTCAGTGATCGCCTATGGTCCAATGgcagggaaaaataaaaacaatcatgaAAGCTAGTctgtcaattcaattaaaactctacacattacataattcataatcgATGCTGGTTTCTCATGTATACACCAACCTGTGGTACAACAACCTCAAATTTCATTGGACAATGTGGAGCAAAGCGTTAATTTCCTGCTCTAATTCATAAATCGGTTGAAAACTACATAGCCAGtctgttttcagtttatttttaacaaaggtgaaatggctaaaagaaaaacaagacgACTATCGTCCTTTCCGAGACAGATGAATTTGTGTGTTTGGAAGTCGCATTAACCTTGAATTTACTCTTAATTACGGACTGCATCCTGTATTGATTTACTATTCGAAGAAATGATCATAGTTGGTTAAATGaagtgccacctacaggccaattaggtgaagtgcaggctgttaggtcaagaacacacaaaatgtcaaatggcctttattacattaccACTTCATATAATTCTGCAATAATACTAAagataataactataagaagaagaagacatacaaaaacgttaaaaaaaattgaacttttctccggctctttaaataaaacactggtATAAAGTTGGCTTAActttggacgttcgatattcacAGATAAgaggaaattaagggaccacccccaaagttacatacgacattgttaaacacgtttctaacttcaatagcatttgaagagaatgacttaaAGTCTATAAcaaactgtaaagtgttcatgtaggtgtcagctataacacacaccttttagatttttgatatttaataaaataaactattaaatcatatataaatattgccatgtattttattactgcatgggctcatacacaaaatataccataatttaaagctcaatagtatttgaagggaatgacttacagtcacacaaccaactgtaaagtgttcatccaGGTGTCTGCTATAGCGCACACAGAAGAacacatctattttttgaagaaaaccattcaatccagtacaggtcattttgacccgctttatgcattcgtgaaggtttttttttttgttcatgcattgtagtgttaaatatcaaaaatctaaaagaagtgcgtcatacctgacacctagtcgaacactttacagttggttatatgactgtaagtcattcccttcaaatgctattgagctttaaattatggtatattttctgtatgagcccatgcagtaataaaatacatggcaatatttatatatgatttaatagcttattttaataaatatcagaaatctaagaggtgtgcgttatagctgacacctacatgaacactgtacagttggttatatgactgtacgtcattcccttcaaatgctattgaagttagaaacgtatttaacaatgtcgtatgtaactttagagacggtcccttaatttccgcataactgcgaatatcgaacgtccaacgtcaaaccaactttattccagtaaagaaaaaaaaatcataacttgtttttgcttttatgGCTCTGCCAGCTGTAAAGGTTCCCGACCTCTGACCTCCTACAAGCATGGTATGGGTCTATCTAGTTGTGCGTGATATAAATACCTGAGTGCAGGACTGATGTTTAGGCATTAATTTTCAACcatgtattaataaaaaaaatatatatataataataataataataataataataataataataataataataataataatgccatcCCATACCTCTTTAAGGCGCAGTTTATGTAATACTTAAGGAGGCGTCGTCCAGAATAACAAGCCGTGTCTGGAAGAGAAAATCCACACAGAGCTCAGATGTTTAGAGAagcagaatacacacacacacatatatataatgtaacagGTAAATAGTGTTGATACTGATGTttaattgttttggttttttttacctCGAATAATAACGAATCCTCCCGATTCTGCCCCCTGTAACACCTCTGACAGCATTGTAAAATGCTAAAAGTCAATAATCTCCAGCAAACCAACCAGTTATGTAATGTTTACACAGTCCGCTTATCTTTAATGTACTGGTCTGGTCCTACAGTTGCACGAAGAATTAATAACTAAACCGTGAACCTCTTTACTGTATTTGATCCAAAATAATCAGCAATGTGTTGTTTAATACGGTGCGTGTTCTTCGTTTACACTCCGACTCATTATGATGTGACTTTACTGCGCATATCGCCCCCTAATGTGCTGGAGTTTAAGGCGTGTTCGCGACACGAGAGACACAACATGGCTCcactgtttcttttctctctctttctgtctttcttctttAGCAACAGAAAGGAATCATTACATACAAACATCCTACTTAAATTCTTTTAACTTGAGCATATTATGGAAACGTTCCTGAAACATTTGTGTATAGTTATAAAAAATAGCCTGCCTATTctctccctccaggatttcaagatcgcagaaattaatgcaaaatcaagcaaactcctcaatatttggaggagcgtgcaatttttctaaattaccgcagaattttctgcagatttggccAAGAtgtgtcacgtgacgtcatcacaacacgcatttaGCTAAATCCCTcctcgattcacgtgcgtcaaacatgtgTACATCtcaaatgtctcatttaccagcaaacatcactgtgaaagaccgtgctaAAAATTGTATGCAGTTGCAATATTCGccaattcatgtagttttctgcactaaacaaaagcacaaaaaaaatctgcaaattgcatcaaaacattttaagaaaaccgcagcaaaatcaagcatttttggctgtaacaatcacaaaaaactctgtgaaatccttaCAGACTGCTTATTTGGCAAACTTCATGAAAGTCCATGAAACGTTTCAGAAATGTTCATGAAGGTTAGTTACAAAAATCTAGtaactaaaaaagaaaaatggcgaAGGTTCCTTGTCAGTTGTCATATAAGACAACATTGTGTTTGGAAGTTCCCAGAACATTTTGGAAACAGTGCTGAATTTTTAATCAAAAAGAGCATTCCCTGAAGGTTatgaaatggttaaaaaaaaaaatgcaaaaaccaATTGAGAACCAAATGCTAACGTTACAAAAACGTTCTGTGACTgctgggtatatatatatatatatatatatatatatatatatatatatatatatatatatacacacacacatatacactaccagtcaaaagtttgaagacacttgactgaaatgtttctttaaaaaaatgtttcatgatCTTataaatcttttgatctgatggtgtatgattaaatgtttggaaTCTGTGttgtatacaaaaatataattgtgccaacatattcatttctttcattagaaaactaacattttatttacaaaaaaatttttttaaacggattacttggagcgaaatattctgaaaagcagccaataagagtccagcatacagtaggtgggaactcctttaatactgtttaaaaagcagctcagggggattcctcaagaaatcggttgagaaaatgccaagaatacatttctgaaaattctagggggaaagggtgtctactttgaagatgctaattttttaaattattttggctTATTTTGGGCTTTTTAATCACAAAATAATTCCCATAGATCCCATTTGTGTTACTGCAGACCTTTGATGACTTTGTTATAattcaaaaatgtgtgtgtgtgtgtgggggggggggggggttgtgtaaaaataataacatatatatatatatatatatatatatatatatacatacatatatatatatatatatatatatatatatatatatatatatatacacatacacacacccacacaaaccccaattccaaaaaagttgggacattgtgtaaaatgtaaataaaaacagaatgcaatgatttgcaaatcacataaactcatatgttattcacaataggacacagaaaacatatcaaatgtttaagctgaataaaatgtaccattttaaaaaaaaaaaaaaaaaggtcattttgaattttatgaccgcaacacgtctcaaaaaaagttgggatgggggtAACAAAAGTCTAGAAAAGTacgtgttactaaaaagaaacagctgtgACATGATTTGCAAAGTAGGTTACAACCTGGAGTCCGCAGTCCTCACAGCAATCCTTTCTCGAGCTGTGCTTTCCCCACTGTGTAAGAGACTACTTTTCCCATCAGGCCATCGTAAGCAGTTCTACACGGCGGGGTTCGACTCAACCACAAGGGGCTTTTCTCTCAGACCTGCTCTCAGTTGACATCGACCGCTTGAGGGAGGCGCGACGAGGGTTAGATATCAGCACACACGGAGTTTCCAGAAGTTTTCCACTTTTgatgagaaagaaggaaaacatATATTTGTTGACTGGATCATTTGGACAGATCGGtgattgagacacacacacacacagagagagagagagagagagagagagagagagcgcgagcgagagagagagagagagagagagagagggagggaaagagagagagagagagagagagagagacacacacatacacgctgcAGAATGCTCGCTCACTTTGAGCGTCGGGCTTCAGTTTATTTCTGCAACGCCATGAGAGGAAGAAATGATC contains:
- the elp5 gene encoding elongator complex protein 5 isoform X1, with translation MLSEVLQGAESGGFVIIRDTACYSGRRLLKYYINCALKRGEAVHVLGFEVPEHELCAGLDSNYLHLFHFHSAYTDPLGWTKQSLFTVKHFSATEITLLLQETHHANASVLVIDSLSWVVRHHDTVTVCQELQKLRKAGGSVRMIFGLLHTDLHQQGIVGTVSHVASTVISVTPMNNARYAMAKTSQRKKSGKVMQKEEFFSLTEDLTLSIETKPNQSGNVQTDLHTKSECVSSFSFLLQVDPTSNLTFNLHLSEVEREAREKVALPFVFSEEKKSALLRPGRGSGRIMYEPDANDDIDEEDPDDDLDV
- the elp5 gene encoding elongator complex protein 5 isoform X3; translated protein: MLSEVLQGAESGGFVIIRDTACYSGRRLLKYYINCALKRGEAVHVLGFEVPEHELCAGLDSNYLHLFHFHSAYTDPLGWTKQSLFTVKHFSATEITLLLQETHHANASVLVIDSLSWVVRHHDTVTVCQELQKLRKAGGSVRMIFGLLHTDLHQQGIVGTVSHVASTVISVTPMNNARYAMAKTSQRKKSGKVMQKEEFFSLTEDLTLSIETKPNQSGNVQTDLHTKSEVDPTSNLTFNLHLSEVEREAREKVALPFVFSEEKKSALLRPGRGSGRIMYEPDANDDIDEEDPDDDLDV
- the elp5 gene encoding elongator complex protein 5 isoform X2, translated to MLSEVLQGAESGGFVIIRDTACYSGRRLLKYYINCALKRGEAVHVLGFEVPEHELCAGLDSNYLHLFHFHSAYTDPLGWTKQSLFTVKHFSATEITLLLQETHHANASVLVIDSLSWVVRHHDTVTVCQELQKLRKGGSVRMIFGLLHTDLHQQGIVGTVSHVASTVISVTPMNNARYAMAKTSQRKKSGKVMQKEEFFSLTEDLTLSIETKPNQSGNVQTDLHTKSECVSSFSFLLQVDPTSNLTFNLHLSEVEREAREKVALPFVFSEEKKSALLRPGRGSGRIMYEPDANDDIDEEDPDDDLDV
- the elp5 gene encoding elongator complex protein 5 isoform X4 gives rise to the protein MLSEVLQGAESGGFVIIRDTACYSGRRLLKYYINCALKRGEAVHVLGFEVPEHELCAGLDSNYLHLFHFHSAYTDPLGWTKQSLFTVKHFSATEITLLLQETHHANASVLVIDSLSWVVRHHDTVTVCQELQKLRKGGSVRMIFGLLHTDLHQQGIVGTVSHVASTVISVTPMNNARYAMAKTSQRKKSGKVMQKEEFFSLTEDLTLSIETKPNQSGNVQTDLHTKSEVDPTSNLTFNLHLSEVEREAREKVALPFVFSEEKKSALLRPGRGSGRIMYEPDANDDIDEEDPDDDLDV
- the elp5 gene encoding elongator complex protein 5 isoform X6, with translation MLSEVLQGAESGGFVIIRDTACYSGRRLLKYYINCALKRGEAVHVLGFEVPEHELCAGLDSNYLHLFHFHSAYTDPLGWTKQSLFTVKHFSATEITLLLQETHHANASVLVIDSLSWVVRHHDTVTVCQELQKLRKAGGSVRMIFGLLHTDLHQQGIVGTVSHVASTVISVTPMNNARYAMAKTSQRKKSGKVMQKEEFFSLTEDLTLSIETKPNQSGNVQTDLHTKSERGKGKSRSTVCLQ
- the elp5 gene encoding elongator complex protein 5 isoform X5 → MLSEVLQGAESGGFVIIRDTACYSGRRLLKYYINCALKRGEAVHVLGFEVPEHELCAGLDSNYLHLFHFHSAYTDPLGWTKQSLFTVKHFSATEITLLLQETHHANASVLVIDSLSWVVRHHDTVTVCQELQKLRKAGGSVRMIFGLLHTDLHQQGIVGTVSHVASTVISVTPMNNARYAMAKTSQRKKSGKVMQKEEFFSLTEDLTLSIETKPNQSGNVQTDLHTKSENLFPFAVIITSTLLGRLSTRFWSLAVEICPFSPKSISGSGTDV